The sequence AACATGTTGACCTTCATCAACATCTACAttctgtaaatatgtaaataacaaACCAGAGTGTTCAGTATTTACATACTGTGAAATGACTGCCGCTCGTATTTTGTGACTTCTGTACACTTCTCTGATCATGTTATTTACATTAGTAATTTATTCAAACAACTTTCTCATTTACACCTTCTGTATGCAAGCATTGTGCTTTTCTGCTTGGCTTTGTTTCTCTGTACTGAGTCTATTGTGCCCCCCCCAGTAGACATATTCCATAGTGCACAGTGTTCATGAAATCAATTTAAAAGTcatcattttttgctttgtcCCTTGCTATGCTGTTGTGTGCACATTAATTGTGTCTAAAGAAAATGTCATATGCCAACTGATAAATTTATATCGTAATATTGGCTATTACATTAATATTACCTGAACAGAGCTGAAATTGTGTAAAGCTGCATCCCTGCGTTGGCTTTTACCAACTAAAGCAACAACTGTTAGTTTTGGCTACTCAGCACTACAGGTATACAGCAGGTCCAGGACAAATAAAGGCCACACTCATTGACCCAGGAGTGCACTGAATGGTACAGTGCTTCTGTACCTGTTGTTTATAATCTATGGGATTGGTTGATTTcccaacataaaaaaaaatcccaccatTTCAGTACAACatgacatataaatataaataaataaataaataaatttattatatatataaataaatatttataattattctcTAAACATTTCTTAAGGCTTGCACCTCAGGCCTTACACACAAATGTGAAACCATCTTTTAAACTTCATGTTCTAGCTCTTTTGAGACATTTTATGTAAAACAGTTTTCCAAGCACCTTTATTGTCCTTCAGGAAAATCCAGAAATTCAACATTACATCACTTTGTGCTATTGTTCCTCCCCTCAGCTTACTTATACTAAATAAAGGCTGTGTGATCACTTTGTTCTTAACAAATCCTCACTTTTCATAGTTGTTTAAAACAGTTCTTTATTCTGTGAAATGTGTGCTTCTGGAGAACAGGAAGCTTTACAAACCTATAACAACTGACAATGCTTAAACCATACAGGTGGTGGTGTGGGAAAAttaaacagctttaaaaaaCAACTTTAGCTAAAATCGACTGATGTATGTTCttagtgaactgtgtgtgttttccagtaAACATTTCATATCTACCTTTAAAAAagttaattgatttttttttaatgattgtgttTTGTAATAACGTGCCAAGAACAAGGAGGTGTCACGAATTTCTTTGCAATTATCAATTTTGCGAGCActtattgttgatttttttttctttttcttataacTCAACATATTTATGGATGCATAAGGAATTGAATTCTCAGAGCtgtgtgaatgaaatgaaatccaCCAGGTCAGCACcatttgaaagaaagaaaaaaaaaagatagctATGTTTTCCTGGCTGAACATGTTATAGCAGATAAAACCACATAACTTCCTGAATTTATGACTGACAGAGTAACTGATATTTttaccaacaaaacaaaatacctACACAGAAGAGACTCAGTTTCTCCAAAGAAACCCATGAAGGTTTGGTGAGGATTCAGAGGAATAATTtgttaaaataacacaattcttgacattttttttagcattttcatTGTCTTTCTGCCTTAACATTTCTACGTAAAGGACTTAACTAACTAGCTAAATTGTGACCTTAGTCAGAAGCTAATTGTTTTGTTATAGATAAAGTTTTTATGTTAACATGACGTGAAACATTAGTCAGTTAAGTTACATGGACTCCTGATTCTGTGTTAGGGCTGTTCATGGATGCAGAGCAATTTTGGGAGGAACTTTTCAGACACTAAATATCATTAAACCGTCCCTGGGTTAGTTTTGATAAGTCTTTATTCCGTCCTTTCTTTAAGAATAAGATTGGCTAAGAGCTCTGTTCGCTGTTTAATTAGCGAATGGGATTGGTTACGACCACGGGCTACTGACCAATCAAATACCAGAAGACGGGACCTCGGTTTTTTAGCAGAATTTGGGTatgaacacaaaaacaaatccaGTATGacgatcagagagagagatggagagagaaaaaagcagaaACTTCCGACCTAACATGCTTTTTGGTTGTCATCGGTGCAGTGCGGTGTGGTTTAGTGTAGCAGACTGATTTCAACTTAGCAGTCAGCCGGAAACTTACCAGTGAGCGCCATGTAAGGCGGCTGTGCAGACTGGAAGCCACGCAGCTTGGCGCCGGTGCAGTTGGTGCGCGCGCACTGCTTCACGCAGTCCAGGTATACAGGCTCTTTATCGCCCTGAGAGCCGTGCACGCGACCCGGTGTGCACAGGAGCAGCGCGGTGATCAGCGCGAGTCTCAGTGGCGTGCAGTAAGCCATTATGGTGTCCACACGGCGTGtatatgtattaaaaaagaaCAACACTGCATGCACCAAGAGAGCGATCCGTCCCTGTCACGTCATGGGAGCTGAGATGAAGTAGTTAAGGCGACATGACAGCTCGCTTTGTTATAAACACCTGGGCGTTTTATTTACGCGTGCACACGCGCAGGTGAATCTGCTGGAAAGTATGAAGTATGCGGAAAAGCTTGCTACAGACAGCACTGACAGAAACCCGGAAGTAAATCTCCCccgcccctctctctctctctctctctctctctctctctctctctctctctctgtgtgtgtgtgtgtgtgtctttctttctttctttctttacatcaGTACATTTCCATCACACTCACCCGAAAACAAATATTCCCTGTCCTCTAATTTCCCTAATCTGTTATTCCCTAAACTTCACACGCTTGTTCGGTTTTAAACAAAACCTCAGCTCGTGCAATGTTTAGGCAAATGTATCTTCACGGCTGAATTGAAACCGTGATGTTTAAACCGTAAGGTTGCTTTCTAGCCTCATTCTTTTCTCTATACTATCCTGAATTTTataagggagaaaaaaaactgcagcaACAATAGTGTAGACTGTTATActtctataaatattaaaacaatattttttcccttccagaaaaataaagaaaatacattgGAGTCAGGTTCTAATTGCCTCagcaagacaaaaaaagactttgtaaaaatattattttttgatACTGAAGGTAAAattaatatctaaaataaagaCCTGAAATTGTATTGAACTTTATGTGActaaaaaaagtgtgtatttttCTGTGATTCGAATGCAATTGCaatgtgaaatattaaacattaatttataCGAGACACCTGCACTAATAATCAATGTCTACAGTACATCCGTCCTGCGTCTTCATGAAGCAGCATATTTCAGTTTCCAAGTTGAATAGATCTGCcatgttttctttattctttttccaAACCACTTAAAAttcttcacaaacacaaaatgagAGTTGCCATTTAAATGCATAAAGAAAGAAGTACAGCTTCTATATTTTCAACAAGTTAAGGATTTTGTATactgagagaaaatgagaaatgttGTTCCTCTCAGGTAAACAGCTTTTTGTAAAGGATTTGTAACATGGCGATGTTAATCTGTGATCTATAACATTTCTtagctttacatttacattcagctTCATTTATTGAAAACATCAGAACTAAACACTTCCTACATTATTCAGTAAAATCAAGATTGTTTTTACATTGAGTAGCATTTCAAAGCTATGAAATAAGGTGCCCCTCAGGACAACctattttattcagtatttttatATAGTCAATGCTAGTTGGGTAACAATTTAACAGTATAAcaatttaatgtaatattataaacataaatGCAAAGCTAAACAGTATGTTCAAACTACCTACTTATATTTAAACCTATATACAGgtagtaaatgtttttttttttttagaaaaatactTTTAACTTCATAAATAGAATTATCTGTATTTCATtttcagagaaataaagaaaggacATGAATGGAGGTGGATCGatttgtattttactgtaaaactgAATTTGattttcaaattcaaaacaaaaaaaatacttcagCATATTTACAACAGCAGTGTTGATGGAAGTACCCAAGAAATGCTTGTTCCTCTGCTCTTTATTGTAGGTTGTGATAATAAACAATCGTGCACCAAAGAAAATCCAGAAGAACATTGGGAGATGGCATGGTTTCACGACACggcattaatgtttatttaaaatgatcccACCACCTCCAAAAGCCATCCTGACTTCCAGTTCAGGATCTCAGCAATGGAGTTAAAGTCTTTTATTATcagccgtgtgtgtgagaggagccTTCATTGAATGAGGGAACCTGAGCATGCCAGAGAAGATGGAACCAATGAATGCACCATATGTAAGGGGATATGAGAGGATTGAGGTAAGAGGTAGATAAATAGTAGATGAAAAGGAGGTtactcctccttctcctctccgTGTGTGATGACGTAGCAGATGTTCTTGTAGTCAACATTGCCAGCCACATCTGGAGGGAAGGCGGCCCACAGGtttttcatctaaaaaaaaaagcatcaaagAGACTTAGTGAATTGACGAATTTTCAATAACTACGAACATAAATGCTAATGCTatttacagaacacacacctcctctGCGCTGAACCTGTCGCACTGGGTGGTCAGAAGCTCCTCAAGGCTGGAAAAGTTCAGTTCATAAGTGTTAAGGCAGTCATCCAAAATTTCTCTGtcaaaaaatctaaaaatatactAAGCTATATGAGACGTGCAATACGTACAATTCCTTCTTGATTGAGCCAGTACCCTCGGGATCCAGGACCTTGAAAGCGCTAACAATGACGTCCTCTGGATCAGCACCTTAAAGATTATGAGATTATGGATTTGTTGTAATCAGTGAGGTTTGAGGCTgacaaactacaaacaaaaaggTAAATAATGTTGTCTTTTTACAACATTGTATACAATGTTGTTAAGTGTCAAGTGTTAAATGATAAATTTCATAATCATTTCATGTTTTACTCTgtacacagttaaatacaaaactgTATCAATTGAagtagctaatgttagctaagCAAGCTAGTGTTCAAGTTAGTAAGAGTTTTGTGTAGCACAAAAGCCCTAGAAAAAAAGTGGTTCTTCAAGGGTTCCTGTCTGTGTTGTATGTTTTTACATGGAGTTTTTAAAAGTTCCCCTATTGTATTGTTACAAGAGTGTCTTTCAAATATCAGAACTTTTCTAATTAGCAACCTACCCTTTAGCTTTTCGCCAAACATGGTGAGGAAGACAGTGAAGTTGATTGGACCGCTGGCCTCCTTGATCATGGCCTCCAGTTCCTCATTTTTCACATTCAGCTGACCCATGGAGGCCAGCACGTCCCTCAGATCGTCTTTGCTGATGATGCCATCCCTGTTCTGGTCAATGATGGTGAAGGCCTGTGAATGGAATTCATTCCAGCGATGAATTTTTAGAAGagttattaattcattttcagaaaAGTTAGCAATGTgtaaatttgttattttgtatgttagtgtttgtgCTCGATCCCTAATTGTCAGAAAGAGTTTTTCCTTGATAGGACTTTATTACAGCATGTCCATAACCTTAGCTATTTCTGTGAACCCTCTGGAAGAAAAGTTCTTCAGAAGTTTTGACACCATGTAAAGCTCTTTAtttagtatatacagtacaagaaTTCAGGATTTTAAGTCTTCTTAGCAATTCTAGCTATGTACCACTAAAAAACACCAAACTGCTCAGTTTAACAGCAGTCTGGGAGAAAAAAAGGATGTCCATCAAGCTAATTGGATTGTTTATGGACTATGGATTGTTTATAACTAATGTTTGTTTATCAGTGTGAAATCTGGAAACTTTAGCTTGCTCTTAGGACAACAGCCATTTGGAAAACTCCTTGATGTTACGTTAAACTGTCCAAATAAATAAGAACTGTGCTTTCTCTTTTGGTGCCAAGGACCTTGTGAAATCTGAGAAGGCAACTTTTAAACAGCAGCTGCTAGCTGATTGCCTTTTCAAGGTGATAAAATGGTCTTGGAATTCATGGCATGAGTTTGGCGACAGTTAAGGGATTGATTACACTTTCTCCACCACCCCTGCAACCACAACCACGCCTCCCAAAAACTAATCAATGCCTTCCTCATTCTCATGCTCCCTTTCCAATTTCAGCTAACAAACATTCACTAAAattaaagtcacataaacaaatTCCACTATAAATAAATGGTTTCTTGCCGAAGTTACAAATAGTCCTGAAAACTGTGATTGCTAAGTATGTTGATTGGTTTCAGTACAAAAAATATCCTCCACAATAATGAAAGTTCTTGGATATATATTGCTAGTGCTATATAGCATCTGTTGAGCAACACATTCCAGTGGGTCATGATGGCTAGCATCAGCTGTTTCAGTATTTATCACATTCCATGCATAAACAGAATAGTGCAGAAGGAATAAGTTTGGTGTAAACTACCTCAAGgtggttttatttttacctcTGGCATTTCAGGAACCTCCTCAAACACCAAACCTAAAGTGGATACCCCAGTTTTGCTGAGCCAGCAGAGCTGAATTTCAACCCCTATGTATAGCATAGCTTTCAGTATATCTCTACTCTATATGACTATTTTCTCTTGTTAACAGTTTATTAAGTGAATACTTAaccagtgttttgtttttaatctaaatCTGGAGCATATTGTTGATTAACACCGAAATCATGTTGTactgagaaaagaaataaaaatggctTACTCCAGACTCACTTACAATAATTTTATAGAATGCGTTTATAAAttcttctgtcatttttttttcttttaatagaaattaatctctaaatcattattattcatttttcctGAGGTTTGAACTTGTGGTTATGATTCGCCTAGCTCTAATGGCTCTGAAAATTTTGGCAGGAAAGCGTAAAGTAATTAACAACTTTTATAGTAATTAACTGCTTTTTACTGTATTGTACCAGTGTTGAATAAAAGTCCACAAAAACAAGACTTTCCCTCATGTTTCTCATCTGAACTCTCCCATTGTCTCCCACTGTTCTGTTGAAGCAGCTGCAGtgttacatttgcatttattttcttgGAATTTTGAATAATCCCGTTCTTTTCTTTGGAGCATACATTTAAGTGTAGGGTATGGGCTAGTTGAGAGCTCTAAATATATCTTAATTTGTGTTCAGGTAAATATTCCAGAATAAGTACACATACATGTGGATGAATCTGTGAGAATGGTGTGGAAGTTTATTGAGCTGTAAGTCTTACCTCCTTGTACTCCTGGATCTGGCTCTGCTCAAACATGGAGAACACATTGGAGCTGCCACCCTCTCCCTGCTGCCTCCTCTTGGCCTTTTTGGGTGCCTAGagatttttaaacatgaaaatTCATGAAAACATACCAAGCCTTTTAGATTTTGTATGAATAGCTGCCAATTAATTCTtgccaaatattttttttaaatacttttctaGGTATGTTTTACTAGTGTATAAAATGGAAGTGAATATCTTAGACAGTTTGGCTTCTGAAAGCATATCAGTCTACTTCCAAGTAGCCTTAACTTGTAAAGCTGTCAGAAAGTGGATTGTATgaattatttctctttttcttctcaacATTGAGTCATTTTAGGTCTTCCATCTTACATGCTTGTAAAACCTGAAGATGCAGTAGGAAAACTCACCATCTCTTGAGGTTATGTGGAGGTTTTGGGGTTGGTCAGGAGAAGAGCCAAGAACCTACGTCTGACATGTACATTTTGACACTATGGAGCCTTATATACTAACACAGGTTGCTAACTATAGCCTCACGATCAGGTTTGGCAGCGAAAGAGACAGCAAGGGAAAGTAATAGAAGAAGTATGGCTTCAAGTGTCACCTTTCACTTCTCAGCTAAAATAGACCTGAGACGTCTTGAATTCAACACTGCAAGTTCTGTCCACTGTTTGGTACAGCTTGTGGACATATaaggagaggtgtgtgtttttgcaatCAGATTACACTCAATTCATTATGTAGTGACTGTTTTCATTGTGGAAAGCTTAGTCcatacagacaatacaaaacataaaGTAAAGCTTGAAAGCTCTGTTGCAAAAAAGATTTAAGGTAGAGActattatttctattctattgCTTATCTTGGTTTATCTCTTACCTGTGTATACACACCTGCCATCAGCGAACACAGGAAGAATTTATAGAttcttataaaaagaaaaaagccttCAAAAAAAAGTAACCAAATTTCAGCAGTCAAAGTGTAATTTCAGTGCTGACCTTCACTCATCTGAGTATGTAGGAGTCATATGCATGTAGAGCAATTATCAACTTGCATTACCTACCACTTGGAAATCCTCAAACATCAACACTTGTTTTATGAATGGACTGACTATAAATAGgagcacacataaacacagcaatGACACTTTAAAAGTGTTTACTAAAGGAGGACCCCGGTTCATGTTCGATATGTAAACAGGTCCACATTTTATCCAGCCATCAATTGTAGAAAATCTTACAGGGTCAACTGAAACACAGCTTAATGTCATCTATGTCTCaacttatatatttacatactttttttatttaaggatCTTGTGTATATTTGTGATTTGAACTAAAATAACCCAGAAATAAAACAGCAACAGAAGGGCACACAATGTTACAAATCCGATCAAAATACTGATTTAAGGTCCTTGACTTAGTAGTACAGCTGTGTCCACTACAGCTACATGCCATGCTTGAGCATGATGTGTAAAAGACAATCCTAAAGACACCCGAGTGGTGCAACAGCACTATGTCATTAGGAAGTCCAGAGAGCAAAAGTGGCTCTTCACTCTGATTGGCCCAGATAAGTTGTTACTCTCTCTGTAAATCAATACAGCAATAACTAAGCATGGGCAGGCATGCAGTAGGCAGTGTTCAGTTAAACTATAATGTATTATGAGCAGTAGTTTGAAAGGATGCAGTTGGCTggctttacattttaaaagggTTTAGGGTTCTTTGCAGTAATGCTTCCCCTTTTCTGGAAGGCTGTGGTCTAGATTTTAGAGTGTGGCTGTTGAGATTTGTCAATTCACCAGCAAAAGTGATGTTCGTTGAGGAGCTCTGGGTTACAGCTGGTCAACCAGTTCATCCCTAATGTACTCAGTGGGGGTCAAAGCTCTGTTCTGCCAGTCAATCTTAACataccatgtcttcatggatctCTCTTTGTGCAAAGGGGCACTGTCATACTGGAACAAGTTTGGGCCTCTTTGGACCAAGGAACTGAAATTGTAACGCTACAGCATACATACAATCATGTGCTTcaaactttgtggcaacagtttgaggaagaaacataaacaggtgtgatggtcaggtgttcacAACTTTTGCCCATTGGGTAGCTATTGGGtggaaataaattaaatctaatttaAGGGTGTTAATATCTGCTGTTGGAAAAGGCAAATGATAACAGAATATGAATGCAGAATttagaattagaatttaaaAACACTTCCTTTCTATTTAGGACACACCTACTTAAATTTTAATTCCAAATACAGCTACAGATACAGGTAGTGGGGTTGCAGTTTAATATTGGTGTGCCATTTGTTGCTCCAGATGCTTTTAATTGTGATATACATTGTGTTGAGTACAGTACTGAGACATACACTTCATTGTTTGATTTAAATCATAGTTAAAGATGACACATTCAGGgtatcttttattttcttttggaaAATTAGTGTGGTTTGTAAGCTTTTTTGCAGTCAGTTTATGTTCCTGGACACCAACATGGACTCATGTTCATTTTCTCTCCCTAAAAAGCATGCTGACCTTTCTGACCCTGCCATCTGTGCACCTCTTTAACATCAAGTGAACTTTTCTGTTGAGTTGTAATAAAACTGCACCTGTTTACAGTCAGCtccagaagtattggcaccttgTAGAGATATCCCTCAATTATatggaaaaaacaaataaacctcAAAATGAAAATTTAAGGAATTATAATTATTGACACAGATTAAAAAACATCCTCTAGATGTTCTATCATGGGTAATTTCCTGTTACCCTGCGGAATAAATAGGAGATTACACACAATCTGAATTTTACAAAAACCATCACAGCAAGTACATCTGAGCTGTACTGAAACCCTGTGAAGGAG is a genomic window of Tachysurus fulvidraco isolate hzauxx_2018 chromosome 8, HZAU_PFXX_2.0, whole genome shotgun sequence containing:
- the mylpfb gene encoding myosin regulatory light chain 2, skeletal muscle is translated as MAPKKAKRRQQGEGGSSNVFSMFEQSQIQEYKEAFTIIDQNRDGIISKDDLRDVLASMGQLNVKNEELEAMIKEASGPINFTVFLTMFGEKLKGADPEDVIVSAFKVLDPEGTGSIKKEFLEELLTTQCDRFSAEEMKNLWAAFPPDVAGNVDYKNICYVITHGEEKEE